In Streptomyces canus, one DNA window encodes the following:
- a CDS encoding alcohol dehydrogenase catalytic domain-containing protein, which translates to MSQSTATGGAAPATMRAVVVTRPGGLDALQIKDVPVPVRKPGWVRIKVKAFGVNESEVTTRKGESDAVVTYPRVPGIEGVGVVDEADEDSGLRPGQQVATMMGGMGRSYDGAYAQYVTVPAGQVIPFETSLPWDVVGALPEMFQTAYGSLTRGLDLKAGQTLLIRGGTSTVGLSAATIAKDLGATVISTTRSPDRTGELRAAGVDHPLVDNGTLADQVRELIPDGVDAALELVGCSVLPDTLRTVRRHGTVCFTGALAGQWSIPDFTPFMIPFGVRLTSYGGQASDLPADVFAHQLQAIAAGRLNVPVAKVYHGLEQVRDAQADLESGTTPGKHVVVLDD; encoded by the coding sequence ATGAGTCAATCGACAGCAACCGGCGGCGCCGCACCGGCCACGATGCGGGCCGTCGTCGTCACCCGGCCCGGCGGCCTCGACGCACTTCAGATCAAGGACGTGCCGGTGCCCGTCCGCAAGCCCGGGTGGGTGCGGATCAAGGTGAAGGCGTTCGGCGTCAACGAGTCGGAGGTCACCACCCGCAAGGGCGAGTCGGATGCGGTGGTCACCTACCCGCGCGTGCCCGGCATCGAGGGCGTCGGCGTGGTCGACGAGGCCGACGAGGACAGCGGGCTGCGGCCGGGACAGCAGGTGGCCACGATGATGGGCGGCATGGGCCGCTCGTATGACGGCGCGTACGCCCAGTACGTCACCGTCCCCGCCGGGCAGGTCATCCCGTTCGAGACCAGCCTGCCGTGGGACGTCGTCGGCGCGCTGCCCGAGATGTTCCAGACCGCCTACGGATCCCTGACCCGCGGCCTGGACCTCAAAGCCGGACAGACGCTGCTGATCCGCGGCGGCACCTCCACGGTCGGGCTGAGCGCGGCCACCATCGCGAAGGACCTCGGCGCCACCGTCATCTCCACCACCCGCAGCCCCGACCGGACCGGGGAACTGCGGGCCGCGGGCGTCGACCATCCCCTGGTCGACAACGGCACCCTCGCCGACCAGGTGCGCGAGCTGATCCCCGACGGCGTCGACGCCGCCCTGGAACTGGTCGGCTGCTCGGTCCTCCCCGACACCCTGCGCACCGTCCGCCGGCACGGCACGGTCTGCTTCACCGGAGCCCTGGCAGGCCAGTGGTCCATCCCGGACTTCACCCCGTTCATGATCCCCTTCGGGGTACGCCTGACCTCCTACGGCGGTCAGGCCAGCGACCTTCCGGCCGACGTCTTCGCCCACCAGCTCCAGGCCATCGCCGCCGGACGCCTCAACGTCCCGGTCGCGAAGGTCTACCACGGCCTGGAACAAGTCCGAGACGCCCAGGCCGACCTCGAATCCGGCACCACGCCGGGCAAGCACGTCGTCGTCCTGGACGACTGA
- a CDS encoding YybH family protein codes for MHKEREDAVGVNKEEVSKTLIELEKSYNERFSVGDPGGYLDGFADEVSYFDPILGNIVVGKEKTVAWLSSIYSHPHIVRSEYLNPTVHVGDSGDFAVLAYNLKTYVLDEDGNEKQRRAWNATHGYRLVDGQWLIVHSNWAFSQTVTERIAS; via the coding sequence ATGCACAAAGAAAGGGAGGACGCCGTGGGCGTCAACAAGGAAGAAGTCAGCAAGACCCTCATCGAGCTGGAGAAGTCGTACAACGAACGGTTCAGCGTCGGCGACCCGGGCGGCTACCTGGACGGCTTCGCGGACGAGGTGAGCTACTTCGACCCGATCCTCGGGAACATCGTCGTCGGCAAGGAGAAGACCGTCGCGTGGCTGTCGTCCATCTACTCCCACCCGCACATCGTGCGCAGCGAGTACCTCAACCCGACGGTCCACGTCGGCGACAGCGGCGACTTCGCCGTCCTGGCTTACAACCTGAAGACCTACGTGCTCGACGAGGACGGCAACGAGAAGCAGCGGCGCGCCTGGAACGCCACGCACGGCTACCGGCTCGTCGACGGTCAGTGGCTCATCGTGCACTCCAACTGGGCGTTCTCCCAGACCGTGACCGAAAGGATCGCCTCCTGA
- a CDS encoding VOC family protein, whose protein sequence is MITDTATDAYSSFTVTDLESTRAFYHDVLGLNVEDQDAMLTIRLPGGASTVAYASPNHQPARFTILNIVVPDLPSTVADLTRRGVDFERYDGVQIDSDGIYRANGPWFAWFTDPSGNVLAVCERDLRTAGARRTG, encoded by the coding sequence ATGATCACCGACACCGCAACCGACGCCTACAGCTCCTTCACCGTGACCGACCTGGAATCGACCCGCGCCTTCTACCACGACGTACTCGGACTGAACGTCGAAGACCAGGACGCCATGCTCACCATCCGCCTCCCCGGCGGCGCGAGCACCGTCGCGTACGCCTCCCCCAACCACCAACCAGCACGATTCACCATCCTCAACATCGTCGTCCCTGACCTCCCCAGTACTGTCGCGGACCTCACCCGACGCGGCGTGGATTTCGAGCGCTACGACGGAGTGCAGATCGACTCAGACGGGATCTACCGCGCCAACGGCCCCTGGTTCGCCTGGTTCACCGATCCCTCCGGCAACGTTCTTGCCGTCTGCGAACGCGACCTCCGCACGGCCGGCGCGAGGCGTACCGGATGA
- a CDS encoding helix-turn-helix domain-containing protein, producing MMVNKRHPSPSRRAEPAAVPLYGFQPPVGTPYGLEVNTIEDFFAQHDDWPWNPPRPVRATFHYLIAVTEGELLHDVDHVTRTIAPGQWLWVRPGHTLCFHPPGSARGPFVLFEPDVLRPDIARLLAPLTAHDAPAVLSPQADDAAWLQQTALQLLDEHRALGRRPLDIHHALRRSLLESLLLRLANSPGIALDGTATAGTGRSDRYGRFLDALELHFRELHQAADYAELLGCSVRTLSRAARDATGKGVRELIDERRLLEARRLLGAARWDARTVAVHLGFTDPANFGRFFRDRTGLTPAAFAAGEARTGA from the coding sequence ATGATGGTCAACAAGCGACACCCCAGCCCAAGCAGACGGGCTGAACCGGCTGCGGTTCCGCTGTACGGTTTCCAGCCCCCGGTCGGTACTCCGTACGGCCTGGAGGTGAACACCATCGAGGACTTCTTCGCCCAGCACGACGACTGGCCGTGGAACCCGCCCCGTCCGGTCCGCGCCACCTTCCACTACCTCATCGCCGTCACCGAGGGCGAGCTGCTGCACGACGTCGACCACGTCACGCGGACCATCGCCCCCGGCCAGTGGCTCTGGGTGCGTCCCGGACACACGCTGTGCTTTCATCCGCCCGGTTCCGCCCGCGGCCCGTTCGTCCTGTTCGAACCGGATGTACTGCGGCCCGACATCGCCCGTCTGCTGGCCCCGCTCACCGCGCACGACGCCCCGGCCGTGCTGAGCCCGCAAGCCGATGACGCCGCCTGGCTCCAGCAGACGGCGCTCCAGCTCCTGGACGAACACCGCGCACTCGGGCGGCGCCCCCTCGACATCCACCACGCTCTGCGCCGCAGCCTGCTCGAATCGCTGCTGTTGCGTCTGGCCAACTCCCCGGGCATCGCCCTCGATGGCACGGCCACGGCCGGCACGGGCCGCTCCGACAGGTACGGACGCTTCCTGGACGCCCTGGAACTGCACTTCCGTGAACTGCACCAAGCCGCGGACTACGCCGAACTGCTCGGCTGCTCGGTCCGCACCCTCAGCCGGGCCGCCCGGGACGCCACCGGCAAGGGGGTGCGTGAACTCATCGACGAGCGGCGCCTCCTGGAAGCCCGGCGCCTGCTGGGAGCTGCCCGGTGGGATGCCCGGACCGTGGCCGTCCACCTCGGCTTCACCGACCCTGCGAACTTCGGCCGCTTCTTCCGCGACCGCACGGGCCTCACCCCGGCCGCCTTCGCTGCCGGCGAGGCGAGGACCGGCGCGTGA
- a CDS encoding MmcQ/YjbR family DNA-binding protein, which produces MNETTLHRTAAACAEELPGAQLEYPFGDDWEVFKVRGKVFMLMTDVPGRPVVILKADPGEAEALREQYSHITPGYHMNKKHWITLESGEGVDEELVRELVTDSYRLVVAHLPRAERPVDPHSYGTGTRAAR; this is translated from the coding sequence TTGAACGAAACGACCCTGCACAGGACCGCCGCCGCCTGCGCCGAGGAGCTTCCCGGAGCCCAGCTCGAGTATCCCTTCGGTGACGACTGGGAGGTCTTCAAAGTACGAGGCAAGGTGTTCATGCTGATGACCGACGTCCCGGGGCGTCCCGTCGTGATCCTCAAGGCGGACCCCGGCGAGGCCGAGGCCCTGCGGGAGCAGTACAGCCACATCACCCCCGGCTACCACATGAACAAGAAGCACTGGATCACCCTGGAGAGCGGGGAAGGCGTCGACGAGGAGCTCGTCAGGGAGCTCGTCACCGACTCCTACCGGCTCGTCGTCGCCCACCTGCCCAGGGCCGAGCGGCCCGTCGACCCGCACAGCTACGGCACCGGCACGCGGGCGGCCCGGTGA
- a CDS encoding MmcQ/YjbR family DNA-binding protein yields the protein MSAAGDRFQDTARQTALALPDVSHGYPFTPGLDVYKVAGKIFLIVTDDPDDQIITVKCEPEHARAHVRGYASITPGRYLDKRHWISLGPGPGITERLITDAV from the coding sequence GTGAGCGCGGCTGGTGACCGGTTCCAGGACACCGCCCGCCAGACGGCCCTGGCCCTCCCCGACGTCAGCCACGGCTACCCCTTCACCCCGGGACTCGACGTGTACAAGGTCGCGGGCAAGATCTTCCTGATCGTCACCGACGACCCGGACGACCAGATCATCACGGTCAAGTGCGAACCCGAACACGCCCGCGCGCACGTACGCGGCTACGCCTCGATCACACCGGGCCGCTACCTCGACAAACGCCACTGGATCTCGCTCGGTCCTGGCCCCGGCATCACCGAGCGGCTGATCACCGACGCGGTCTAG
- a CDS encoding replication-associated recombination protein A has translation MEPTEATLPLFGEEPSRPLADRLRPTQLDDVVGQDHLLGPDAPLGRMVAQQRLGSAILWGPPGVGKTTIARLLADAGNLAFEPVSATFSGVADLRKVFAAARSRRGIGQGTLLFVDEIHRFNRAQQDSFLPYVEDGTVTLIGATTENPSFELNGALLSRTQVLVLKRLDEAALSTLLDRAEQLTGHHLPLDDDARRALIAMADGDGRYLLNMAEQIQALPDTETTLDTAGLAHHIQQRAPLYDKAQEGHYNLISALHKSMRGSDPDAALYWLARMLDGGEDPLFVARRLVRFANEDIGMADPHAIQQALAAWDVYERLGSPEGELAIAQAVVYLAAAPKSIAVYRGFNAAHRSARHTGSLMPPAHILNAPTRLMKNLGYGKDYQYDPDTADGFSGDDYFPDDMGRETYYQPTRNGYEAQIAERLRHWAALRARRQRG, from the coding sequence ATGGAACCAACCGAAGCGACCCTGCCGCTCTTCGGCGAGGAGCCCTCCCGGCCCCTCGCCGACCGCCTGCGCCCCACCCAGCTGGACGACGTCGTCGGGCAGGACCACCTCCTTGGCCCGGACGCCCCGCTGGGCCGCATGGTCGCCCAGCAGCGCCTCGGCTCCGCCATCCTGTGGGGGCCGCCCGGCGTCGGGAAGACGACCATCGCCCGGCTCCTCGCGGACGCCGGGAACCTGGCCTTCGAACCGGTGTCGGCCACCTTCTCCGGCGTGGCTGATCTGCGGAAGGTGTTCGCCGCCGCGCGCAGCCGACGCGGCATCGGCCAGGGCACCCTGCTGTTCGTCGACGAGATCCACCGCTTCAACCGTGCCCAGCAGGACAGCTTCCTGCCCTACGTCGAGGACGGCACGGTCACCCTGATCGGCGCCACCACGGAGAACCCGAGCTTCGAACTCAACGGCGCCCTCCTGTCCCGCACCCAGGTCCTCGTCCTCAAACGCCTCGACGAAGCCGCACTGTCCACGCTCCTCGACCGCGCCGAGCAGCTCACCGGCCACCATCTGCCCCTGGACGACGACGCCCGCCGCGCACTGATCGCCATGGCCGACGGCGACGGCCGCTACCTCCTCAACATGGCCGAACAGATTCAAGCCCTCCCGGACACCGAAACCACCCTGGACACCGCCGGGCTCGCCCATCACATCCAGCAGCGCGCCCCCTTGTACGACAAGGCGCAGGAGGGCCACTACAACCTGATCTCCGCGCTGCACAAGTCGATGCGCGGCTCCGATCCGGACGCAGCCCTGTACTGGCTCGCCCGCATGCTCGACGGCGGCGAGGACCCCCTGTTCGTCGCCCGCCGCCTGGTCCGCTTCGCGAACGAGGACATCGGCATGGCCGACCCGCACGCCATCCAGCAGGCCCTCGCCGCCTGGGACGTGTACGAGCGACTGGGCTCCCCCGAGGGCGAGTTGGCGATCGCCCAGGCCGTCGTCTACCTCGCCGCCGCCCCCAAGTCCATCGCCGTCTACCGCGGCTTCAACGCCGCACACCGATCCGCCCGGCACACCGGCTCACTCATGCCACCCGCCCACATCCTCAACGCCCCGACCCGACTGATGAAGAACCTCGGCTATGGCAAGGACTACCAGTACGACCCGGACACAGCCGACGGCTTCTCCGGTGACGACTACTTCCCCGACGACATGGGCCGCGAGACGTACTACCAGCCCACCCGCAACGGCTACGAAGCCCAGATCGCCGAGCGCCTGCGCCACTGGGCCGCTCTACGTGCCCGCCGGCAACGCGGCTGA
- a CDS encoding PIN domain nuclease, with the protein MTVADYLIDTSALARVLLRQTTTEWDDRIGAGLVAICDITELEVLYSARSAADRARLKAALDAHYAWCHMPDGTYRRSRIVQEQLTTKGEHRSAGPVDLLVAAAAEEAGLTLLHFDHDFETIARTTGQPVRMIDLRQ; encoded by the coding sequence GTGACCGTCGCCGACTACCTCATCGACACCTCCGCCCTCGCCCGCGTCCTGCTCCGCCAGACCACAACTGAGTGGGACGACAGGATCGGCGCCGGCCTCGTCGCGATCTGCGACATCACCGAACTCGAGGTCCTCTACTCGGCCCGCTCAGCCGCGGACCGCGCGCGACTGAAGGCTGCACTCGACGCCCACTACGCGTGGTGCCACATGCCTGACGGCACCTACCGCCGCTCCCGCATCGTCCAGGAACAACTGACCACCAAAGGGGAACACCGCAGTGCGGGCCCCGTCGATCTCCTGGTGGCCGCCGCCGCGGAAGAAGCAGGCCTCACCCTGCTCCACTTCGACCACGACTTCGAAACCATCGCTCGCACGACGGGGCAGCCGGTCCGCATGATCGACCTCAGGCAGTAG
- a CDS encoding type II toxin-antitoxin system VapB family antitoxin — protein MSRTVIDLDDEALEEAAKELGTTTKRDTINTALREVTARYRRLRALEDARQLVTDGALDIDILLNKNQYRP, from the coding sequence TTGAGTCGCACCGTGATCGACCTCGACGACGAGGCACTGGAAGAAGCCGCCAAGGAACTCGGCACCACCACCAAGCGCGACACCATCAACACCGCCCTGCGCGAGGTCACCGCCCGCTACCGGCGCCTGCGCGCACTCGAAGACGCCCGGCAACTGGTGACCGACGGAGCCCTGGACATCGACATTCTCCTGAACAAGAACCAGTACCGGCCGTGA
- a CDS encoding IS110 family transposase, with amino-acid sequence MSVFCGIDWAESHHDVALVDQDGQLVAKRRISDDLAGYRLLLDLLAEHGDSPETPIPVAIETSSGLLVAVLRTGRRKIFAINPLAAARYRDRHGVSRKKSDPGDALVLANILRTDMHAHRPLPDDSDLARAITVLARAQQDAVWARQQIANQIRSLLREYYPVALDAFLGKQGGLTRPEARAVLAVAPTPSTAARMTLPQLRAALKRAGRSRGIDAEAERLKTALRFEQAHQPTLVEEAMGRQLLALLTQLDAACKAVEDLTEAVEASFRRHPDAEILLSFPGMGIQLGARVLAEIGDDRARFADARALKAYAGSAPITRASGKKRFVGRRYIKNNRLTNAGHQWAFAALTASPGAAAHYRRRRDRGDWHAQAQRHLFNRMIGQLYHCLQTRQHFDEQHAFTSSSADLAVAA; translated from the coding sequence TTGAGCGTGTTCTGCGGGATCGACTGGGCCGAGTCGCACCACGATGTGGCCCTGGTAGATCAAGACGGCCAGCTGGTGGCCAAGCGCCGCATCAGCGACGACCTCGCCGGCTACCGGCTGCTGCTGGACCTGCTCGCCGAGCACGGCGACAGCCCCGAGACGCCGATACCAGTGGCCATCGAGACCTCCAGTGGCCTGCTCGTGGCCGTCCTGCGCACCGGCCGGCGGAAGATCTTCGCCATCAACCCGCTGGCCGCCGCCCGCTACCGCGACCGTCACGGCGTCTCGCGCAAGAAGTCCGACCCCGGCGACGCCCTGGTCCTGGCCAACATCCTGCGCACCGACATGCACGCCCACCGGCCACTGCCCGACGACAGCGACCTCGCCCGCGCCATCACCGTCCTGGCCCGCGCCCAGCAGGACGCCGTCTGGGCCCGCCAGCAGATCGCCAACCAGATCCGCTCGCTGCTGCGCGAGTACTACCCCGTCGCCCTGGACGCCTTCCTCGGCAAGCAAGGCGGCCTGACCCGGCCCGAGGCCCGCGCGGTGCTCGCCGTGGCGCCGACCCCGAGCACGGCGGCCCGGATGACCCTGCCGCAGCTGCGGGCCGCGCTCAAACGGGCCGGCCGCAGCCGCGGCATCGACGCCGAAGCCGAACGCCTCAAGACCGCCTTGCGGTTCGAGCAGGCCCACCAGCCCACGCTCGTCGAGGAGGCCATGGGTCGACAACTGCTCGCGCTGCTCACACAGTTGGATGCGGCCTGCAAGGCCGTCGAGGACCTCACCGAGGCGGTGGAGGCGTCTTTTCGTCGGCACCCGGACGCTGAAATCCTGCTCAGCTTCCCCGGCATGGGCATCCAGCTCGGCGCCCGGGTGCTCGCCGAGATCGGTGACGACCGCGCGCGGTTCGCCGATGCCCGGGCACTGAAGGCATACGCAGGATCGGCCCCCATCACCCGTGCCTCGGGCAAGAAACGCTTCGTCGGACGCCGCTACATCAAGAACAACCGCCTGACCAACGCCGGCCATCAGTGGGCCTTCGCCGCGCTCACGGCCTCGCCCGGAGCAGCTGCCCACTACCGGCGACGGCGCGACCGCGGAGACTGGCATGCCCAGGCCCAGCGGCACCTGTTCAACCGCATGATCGGCCAGCTCTACCACTGCCTGCAGACCCGGCAGCACTTCGACGAACAGCATGCCTTCACCTCCTCCTCGGCGGATCTGGCCGTAGCGGCTTGA